A genomic window from Solanum stenotomum isolate F172 chromosome 10, ASM1918654v1, whole genome shotgun sequence includes:
- the LOC125841252 gene encoding NDR1/HIN1-like protein 12: MPKPVLGPERRTNPLIWCAAIICTLLTIAVIITGMVVFIGYMVIRPKVPQMSVVSAHLDKFSYDMASVLVVKVSIVIKAENDNSKAHANFYETSYTLSFHGVKIAYLNADPFDVPSNKSIDLYYPVESSPIPLKPEDGEIAELFLRRGQVVFDIRGNTRTRWRVGILGSVKFWLHLNCQLKFPLNGTTIYPKCSTKSR, translated from the coding sequence ATGCCAAAGCCGGTTTTAGGCCCAGAACGGCGCACCAATCCACTAATTTGGTGTGCAGCTATAATCTGCACACTCTTGACCATAGCCGTGATCATCACAGGTATGGTCGTATTCATTGGGTACATGGTGATCCGACCCAAAGTACCACAAATGAGTGTAGTAAGTGCACATTTAGACAAATTTTCATATGACATGGCAAGTGTCCTAGTAGTCAAAGTCTCAATTGTAATCAAGGCTGAAAATGACAATTCAAAAGCCCACGCTAATTTCTACGAAACAAGTTACACACTTAGTTTCCATGGTGTTAAAATCGCGTATTTAAACGCTGATCCTTTTGATGTACCTTCAAATAAGTCGATTGACTTGTATTATCCTGTTGAGTCATCGCCAATTCCGTTGAAACCTGAAGATGGAGAAATTGCTGAATTATTTTTGAGAAGGGGACAAGTTGTTTTTGATATAAGAGGAAATACAAGAACTAGGTGGAGAGTAGGGATTCTTGGTTCTGTTAAATTTTGGTTGCACTTAAATTGTCAACTTAAGTTTCCTTTGAATGGAACTACAATTTATCCAAAATGCAGCACAAAATCCAGATGA